TGTACTATGTGTGCTAACAGATTCATTATGTATTCTGTTTGCCTAAAGTCTAAAATGACTACTTATTTGTATATCTTGCTGATTTAAAATTCTGTTGACATACTCTGGTTTTGAATGGTCCTAGTGGGCTTTTTGGTATCATTCTCATATTGCTTTCTGCTGTTACTCTGGTACCTTTCTTCCATGTCTTCAAAAACCAGATGAAAGCATTAATGAGGAACTTTGAAGGGAAAGTCTTCCAGGTGGAATATCAGTGAATTTAACTTTAACTTTGTTCTCTTTCTTAGCATCCTTCTTGCAGTTCTCCATGGTGCCACAGAGAGCTGGAAACGATCCCCCTGGTGTTTCAAATACAAGTGAAATGGAACTGGAGATAAGAAGCATGAGAGAAAAGTTTCTCACCAGTGTAACTAAGTTAGTAGAAAGCAAAAGTTACAATAGCAAggtattttccaaagaaaagtaCTTTCAAACAATAAAGGAAGTCAAAGAAGctaaggagaaggggaagaagtCATCACGTGATTATCGCCGAGCGGCAAAATACGACGTGATCTCTGTACAAGGCACAGAGAAACTAATAGAGGCAACTCACGGAGAACGAGATCGAGTACGGTATTATGTACATAAGGAGGAGCTGTTTGACATTCTTCACGATACACATCTCAACATCGGGCATGGCGGGCGGACGCGCATGCTCAAGGAGCTGCAGGGGAAATACGGGAATGTCACCAAAGAGGTCATTGTCTTGTATCTGACTCTGTGTAAACAGTGCCACCAGAAGAACCCAGTACCCAAGAGAGGCCCTCCACCTAAGCCCATGCCACTGAAGGACACTGACTCCAGATGCCAAGTGGAAATACTTGACATGCAGTCAAATGCTGATGGCGAGTTCaggtttattttatattatcagGACCACTTGACCAAGTTTATTATTTTACGGCCATTAAAAGCCAAACAGGCCCACGAGGTGGTGAGTGTCCTATTGGATATTTTCACAATTCTTGGTACACCCAGTGTGTTAGAATCTGACAGTGGCGTGGAGCTGACAAACCAGGTTGTTAACGAGCTCAATGAGGTATGGCCAGACCTAAAGATCGTCTCTGGTAAGTACCACCCTCGCCAAGGCCAGGGCTCCCTGGAGCGAGCAAGCCATGATGTCAAGAGCATGCTAAGTGCCTGGATGCAGAGTCACCACTCATGTCACTGGGCTGAAGGCCTGCGATTCATGCAGATGGTGAGGAATCAGGCCTTTGATGTTTCTCTGCAGCAGAGTCCGTATGAAGCAATGTTTGGTTGCAAAGCCAAATTTGGACTCTATTCCTCTCACCTACCCCGGGAAACTGTGGCTATTTTACAAACAGAAGAAGAACTAGAAATTGCTGAAGAACAGCTAGAAAGCAGCCTTTGGATCAGGCAGGAAGAAAGGGCTGAGGTTGGAGCAGACAGATCTGATATGGATGAGGACGTCAACCCCACTCCTCCCGAAGTTGCAGAGCCCAGCACCTCACAGGGGGCCCCAGGTCTATTCTGCTGGTGAACAGACACCTGCTGGCTGGACAATCACAGTGCCTCAGGGTACCACTAGCCATCTGAGAACTGTTGCCAAGGTCCCAGGGGAAGGAACGAAGGCCGCACTCTCAGGAAGGCTGTCTGCGGTAGTCCTGGCTCAGAGGGGAAAAGTGGATCAGGTCTCTGAtgtagggctgctgtaacaagttgcCATAAACGTGGagccttaaaacaacagacatttattctctcgattttctggaggccagaggtccGAAATCAAGTTGTCGGCAGGCTTCGTTTCTTCTGAAGGCTCTGAGGAAGAGTCCATGCCATGACCTTCTTCCTCTGGTGACTGCCGACAAGCCTTGGCATTTCTTGGCTTATAGTAGCATAAATCCAGACTCTGCCTCGTCTTCACGTGAGTCTTCGCATGCcttctctcctctgtgtgtgtgtgctccttTTCTATCTCTTACAGGACACCATTGGACACCAAATCTGTGTCATTGGATTGGGGGCCCATTTTAACTGAAGATGGTCTCATCTCGAGATCCTTaccttgattacatctgcaaaggcccTTTTTCCAAGTCAGGTCACGTTGACGGGTGCTTGGGGTTTGGACTTGGACATACCTTTGGGGGATGCAGCTCTACCAGCTACAATCAGTTAGAAGAGTGCGTTTGCCTGCAGAACATGAACTGATGGGCTCTTAAGCCTGTAGAGCTGACGGGGCTCCCCTACGCACGTCTACTACATATTCCTTCCCCTGCCTCGTCCTGCTCAGACACAGAACCCAAAAGATGGGGCATCTGAGAAAAAGATGTAGATGCAGGATAAATAGTGAGAAGAAAAAAGGTTGATGTAACATGCCTCAGAGACTGGCTGCCCCACCAGCTGAGCTCTGTTTCCTGTTTCAAGAGAAACCTACTGTGCCACCCCCGCTCCTAGAGTGGCCCACACAGGGATTATTGCGTGACCTGcctgaaacatattttaaaagtgggTCAGAATTATGGCACGGCTGGGATTTGAATCTGAGTCTGCCACTTTTCCACGCCTCAAGTACAGAAAAGCATGTTGTATTCCCGGAACGCGTCAGTGCATTCCAGGAAGTGACCAGAGCAGAGGAATAAATAACTAAGAACTCTGGAGCAAAATGCAAAAGTTGGCCTGATATCACTGCCCCAACCAGAGAAGAACAGAGCAGGGCCAGTCTGGGTCGTGGTTCAGAGTAAGTGGAAGGATAATGCCCAGGATCTGTGCACTGCTAGGTTCCCGAGGCCTGGAAGAGTGCCTAGCCCATCAGAGGTGTTCAGTTAAGAATTGGTTGAGTGAATAAGTGATTCTACAGAGATGGATGCA
This is a stretch of genomic DNA from Camelus bactrianus isolate YW-2024 breed Bactrian camel chromosome 16, ASM4877302v1, whole genome shotgun sequence. It encodes these proteins:
- the KRBA2 gene encoding KRAB-A domain-containing protein 2; translation: MLDSYKNVVPQASFLQFSMVPQRAGNDPPGVSNTSEMELEIRSMREKFLTSVTKLVESKSYNSKVFSKEKYFQTIKEVKEAKEKGKKSSRDYRRAAKYDVISVQGTEKLIEATHGERDRVRYYVHKEELFDILHDTHLNIGHGGRTRMLKELQGKYGNVTKEVIVLYLTLCKQCHQKNPVPKRGPPPKPMPLKDTDSRCQVEILDMQSNADGEFRFILYYQDHLTKFIILRPLKAKQAHEVVSVLLDIFTILGTPSVLESDSGVELTNQVVNELNEVWPDLKIVSGKYHPRQGQGSLERASHDVKSMLSAWMQSHHSCHWAEGLRFMQMVRNQAFDVSLQQSPYEAMFGCKAKFGLYSSHLPRETVAILQTEEELEIAEEQLESSLWIRQEERAEVGADRSDMDEDVNPTPPEVAEPSTSQGAPGLFCW